A window of Kiritimatiellia bacterium contains these coding sequences:
- the ruvA gene encoding Holliday junction branch migration protein RuvA: MISSLEGRLAEKHPTRIVVVCGGVGYEVHIPLSSHDRLPPVGTECRILTHHHVWADGQALYGFVTEPEREMFRLLLQVSGIGPKTALSALSALSPRDLVTAIVNGDVKRLTAISGVGRKTAERMVVELRDRISKGEALAAAAASPGGAEATAEPRVRDALEALVSLGYKLAEAQAMLAALPPDAVANAEAGELVRLALRRR, translated from the coding sequence ATGATCAGCTCGCTCGAAGGCCGGCTCGCAGAGAAGCACCCCACCCGCATCGTCGTGGTGTGCGGTGGCGTCGGCTACGAGGTACACATTCCGCTCAGCAGCCACGACCGCCTGCCGCCGGTGGGCACCGAGTGTCGCATCCTCACCCACCACCATGTCTGGGCCGACGGCCAGGCGCTCTACGGCTTCGTCACCGAGCCGGAGCGCGAAATGTTTCGGCTGCTGCTCCAGGTCAGCGGCATCGGTCCCAAGACCGCGCTCAGCGCGCTCAGCGCACTGTCCCCGCGCGATCTGGTCACCGCGATCGTGAACGGCGATGTGAAACGGCTCACCGCAATCTCCGGCGTCGGCCGCAAAACCGCCGAACGGATGGTGGTCGAGCTGCGCGATCGCATCTCGAAAGGCGAGGCGCTGGCCGCGGCCGCCGCATCGCCCGGCGGCGCGGAGGCGACGGCGGAGCCGCGCGTCCGCGACGCGCTCGAGGCGCTCGTGTCGCTCGGATACAAACTTGCCGAAGCGCAGGCGATGCTCGCCGCGCTGCCGCCAGACGCTGTCGCGAACGCGGAGGCGGGCGAGCTGGTCCGTCTCGCCCTCCGCCG